The Desulfoscipio gibsoniae DSM 7213 genome contains a region encoding:
- a CDS encoding ammonium transporter produces MKKRLALITLISLIMIFIFPMFAWAAEEGIDTGDTAWVIISTALVFLMIPGIALFYGGMVRQKNVLNTMMMSFICLGVVTILWLVYGYSLAFGPDISKFIGDLSYFGLKGVGLEPTGTIPHQLFVVFQMMFAVLTPALITGAIVERMRFPAFLLFLVLWTTLVYDPICHWVWGGGWLMELGALDFAGGTVVHISSGISALVAALVLGRRKGYGTERMVPHNIPYVVLGAALLWFGWFGFNSGSALAANGLAASVFINTQLATGAALMSWVMAEWLRHGKPTMLGAASGAIAGLVAITPACAFVTPMGSLAIGLVAGILCYFTVSYVKVKMGYDDSLDVFGIHGVGGMWGALATGLFSVAEGAEGLFYGNAAQLGIQAVSVAATIVFASVATFVILKVVGAITRLRVDDEAEILGLDVNEHSERAYSV; encoded by the coding sequence ATGAAAAAGAGGCTAGCTTTAATCACATTAATTTCACTGATCATGATCTTTATATTCCCTATGTTCGCCTGGGCTGCTGAAGAAGGCATCGATACGGGTGACACTGCTTGGGTTATTATTTCAACGGCTCTGGTATTTCTGATGATACCTGGAATAGCCCTGTTTTATGGTGGTATGGTACGTCAGAAAAACGTGCTTAACACAATGATGATGTCCTTTATCTGCCTGGGTGTTGTTACGATTCTATGGCTTGTCTATGGCTATAGCCTGGCATTTGGTCCTGACATTAGTAAATTTATCGGTGACTTGAGTTACTTTGGCTTAAAAGGTGTGGGCCTGGAGCCAACCGGAACCATTCCACACCAGTTATTCGTAGTCTTCCAAATGATGTTTGCCGTACTTACCCCGGCGCTGATTACCGGAGCCATTGTGGAACGGATGCGTTTTCCAGCTTTCTTGCTGTTCCTGGTGCTGTGGACCACACTGGTGTATGACCCGATCTGCCACTGGGTGTGGGGTGGTGGCTGGCTGATGGAACTGGGGGCCCTTGATTTCGCCGGCGGCACTGTGGTGCATATTTCATCCGGTATTTCGGCCCTGGTGGCTGCCCTTGTACTTGGCAGGCGCAAAGGGTATGGCACTGAAAGAATGGTGCCCCATAATATACCTTACGTGGTTTTAGGCGCGGCACTGCTCTGGTTCGGCTGGTTTGGATTCAACTCGGGCAGTGCCCTGGCCGCTAACGGCCTGGCGGCCAGTGTATTTATAAACACACAATTAGCCACCGGTGCTGCCCTGATGTCCTGGGTAATGGCGGAGTGGCTGCGGCACGGTAAACCAACCATGTTAGGTGCGGCTTCCGGTGCCATTGCCGGACTGGTGGCCATTACGCCGGCCTGCGCTTTCGTAACCCCCATGGGATCACTCGCAATTGGACTTGTTGCCGGCATATTATGCTACTTTACAGTGAGCTATGTCAAAGTTAAGATGGGGTACGACGACTCCCTGGATGTTTTTGGCATCCATGGTGTTGGCGGCATGTGGGGAGCCCTGGCTACCGGGTTATTTTCAGTGGCCGAAGGCGCCGAGGGCCTCTTTTATGGCAATGCCGCACAGTTGGGCATTCAGGCTGTCAGTGTAGCTGCCACAATCGTATTTGCCTCCGTGGCGACGTTTGTAATCCTTAAGGTTGTTGGCGCTATCACCAGGCTGCGCGTTGATGATGAAGCCGAGATTTTGGGTTTGGATGTTAACGAGCATAGTGAAAGAGCTTACTCCGTTTAA
- a CDS encoding P-II family nitrogen regulator gives MVKIEAVVRPGVLEDIKDGLSKYGIHGMTVAQVMGCGLQKGRKEVYRGTEYSINLLPKVKIEIVAADKDADGVVEVIIKAARTGEIGDGKIFITKIENAIRIRTGEKGDAAV, from the coding sequence ATGGTTAAAATTGAGGCTGTTGTCAGGCCTGGCGTACTGGAGGACATCAAGGACGGCCTATCTAAGTACGGGATTCACGGTATGACCGTAGCCCAGGTAATGGGCTGCGGGTTGCAAAAAGGCCGTAAAGAAGTCTACCGGGGCACGGAATATAGTATTAACCTGCTGCCTAAAGTAAAAATTGAAATCGTTGCGGCTGATAAGGACGCGGACGGGGTGGTAGAAGTAATTATTAAGGCGGCTAGAACCGGAGAAATAGGTGATGGCAAAATATTTATTACCAAGATTGAAAACGCTATCCGTATTCGCACCGGTGAAAAAGGTGATGCGGCTGTGTAA
- a CDS encoding CsxC family protein yields MYEIDAVAAEKAVKKQDLDVKATTEPLCENTPEAPVTITTATVKVPVVLAELTVQVNVDAKINLPEPAIEIKRVGKRLKVTQCRLLQNTNKLFISGFVRKNIEYSTRKFSNREGICGNINHCSVDVPWSCVTAVDFNVGTPVDVAFNTVDQFEYLVEQNLGPKFPAKDQLMSGDLTELNQVTTEFFNELPFCELISATITEFNEAVNRKDPFGVNPFEEFEFTAIQEKMVIDLTLKILQNQQVAINGSGA; encoded by the coding sequence ATGTATGAAATTGATGCTGTTGCAGCAGAAAAAGCAGTAAAAAAACAGGATTTGGATGTTAAAGCTACTACGGAGCCATTGTGTGAAAATACGCCCGAAGCCCCGGTAACGATAACAACAGCCACAGTTAAAGTGCCGGTTGTTCTTGCCGAATTGACTGTACAGGTTAACGTAGATGCAAAAATAAACCTACCTGAGCCCGCCATCGAGATAAAACGCGTAGGAAAGCGTTTAAAAGTTACCCAGTGCCGGCTTTTGCAAAATACAAATAAATTATTTATTAGTGGATTCGTCCGCAAGAACATTGAATACTCCACTCGTAAATTTTCAAATCGCGAAGGTATTTGCGGTAATATCAACCACTGTTCAGTCGATGTACCCTGGAGTTGCGTAACAGCTGTTGATTTCAACGTTGGCACTCCGGTCGATGTGGCTTTTAATACTGTAGATCAATTCGAATACTTGGTAGAACAAAATCTCGGCCCTAAATTCCCGGCCAAAGACCAATTAATGTCCGGTGACCTAACCGAGCTTAACCAGGTGACTACCGAATTCTTTAACGAGCTTCCGTTCTGTGAATTAATTAGCGCCACCATTACTGAGTTTAATGAAGCAGTCAACCGCAAGGACCCGTTCGGCGTAAATCCTTTTGAGGAATTTGAATTCACAGCTATTCAGGAAAAAATGGTTATTGACCTTACCCTTAAAATACTGCAAAATCAACAGGTTGCAATCAACGGCAGCGGTGCCTAA
- a CDS encoding SIMPL domain-containing protein, translated as MKSKFLFIVLLSALSLIFFSTTCFASAETELTNVISVSGSGVIKLAPNVADINFSVITEADEAGIAQAKNSEIVNKVINSLQNSGIPATDIYTAGYYLNPKYIYEERKSPQISGYEVCNEITVTVRDTALIGKVIDLAVKSGINQVQNISFYVEGGMEQKAKALTQAIEDARAKAEVIAAAIDKKIVGIKSASGNWYDDAPSPIIFEKRLAAGAGADSATSTPINPGLVEIRASAEIIYLIN; from the coding sequence TTGAAATCTAAATTTCTATTCATTGTATTGCTGTCCGCTTTGTCTTTAATCTTTTTTAGTACCACTTGTTTTGCCAGTGCGGAAACTGAGCTAACCAACGTGATTTCAGTAAGCGGGAGTGGGGTTATCAAGTTGGCCCCCAATGTGGCTGACATAAATTTTTCGGTAATTACCGAAGCAGATGAGGCAGGAATAGCTCAAGCTAAAAATTCTGAGATAGTCAATAAAGTTATAAATTCATTACAAAATAGTGGCATACCTGCCACTGACATTTACACTGCCGGATATTACCTTAACCCCAAGTATATTTACGAGGAAAGGAAATCCCCCCAAATTAGTGGTTATGAGGTGTGTAACGAGATAACAGTTACGGTGCGGGATACAGCTCTGATAGGTAAAGTTATAGACCTGGCTGTAAAGAGTGGAATTAATCAGGTACAAAATATCAGTTTTTATGTTGAAGGTGGTATGGAGCAAAAAGCTAAGGCACTAACCCAGGCAATAGAGGACGCCAGGGCAAAAGCTGAGGTTATTGCAGCAGCAATAGACAAAAAAATTGTTGGTATTAAGTCCGCCAGTGGCAACTGGTATGATGATGCGCCATCACCTATTATTTTTGAGAAAAGATTAGCTGCTGGAGCTGGCGCAGATAGTGCCACGTCTACACCAATTAATCCCGGATTAGTAGAAATTAGAGCAAGTGCGGAGATTATTTATTTAATCAATTAA
- a CDS encoding poly-gamma-glutamate hydrolase family protein — MSDRYGSFRELQTYEKEDRDYRIKVRNGKYPVLIMAPHGGKIEPYTADIAEWIAEDDFDLYIFEGIKTNNSRDLHITSHHFDEPLALAAAARADIVLTIHGLRNGTEEFIMVGGLDVELGNRLIVAFIEAGFTIRESTAQYRGRRQTNICNRGRRGKGIQLEITFALRKRLFKDINLKQHFIRTVRSFILDVAQNSSFCKDRLDIIYDRNEPEPDR; from the coding sequence ATGTCAGATCGTTATGGAAGTTTTCGTGAATTACAAACGTACGAAAAAGAAGACCGGGATTATCGAATAAAGGTCAGAAACGGCAAGTATCCTGTTCTAATTATGGCACCGCATGGTGGGAAAATAGAGCCTTACACTGCTGATATTGCCGAGTGGATTGCCGAAGATGATTTTGACCTTTATATTTTTGAGGGGATTAAAACCAACAATAGCCGGGACCTGCATATCACCAGCCACCATTTTGACGAACCGTTGGCCTTAGCGGCTGCCGCCCGGGCGGATATAGTTTTAACCATTCACGGACTTCGTAATGGAACTGAAGAATTTATCATGGTGGGCGGATTAGATGTAGAACTGGGTAATAGGCTAATAGTGGCATTTATAGAAGCGGGCTTTACCATTAGGGAGAGTACAGCCCAGTATAGAGGCCGGCGACAGACCAATATTTGCAACCGCGGCCGCAGGGGTAAAGGAATTCAATTAGAGATTACTTTTGCCCTGAGAAAAAGGTTATTTAAAGATATTAACCTAAAACAGCATTTTATCAGAACTGTGCGTTCCTTTATATTAGATGTCGCACAAAATTCATCTTTTTGCAAGGATAGGTTAGACATTATTTATGATCGAAATGAACCAGAACCGGATAGGTAA
- a CDS encoding M15 family metallopeptidase has product MIILKSINKFYAVSIALLILLFAVIGCNNTINTKSAGSNIAVSTHSAENTSEPDRSLPQGFVYLDEVIPDAVYDIRYYGEHNFVGRQIDGFLAPRAIITAPAAEALKKVQEDLKEQGLGLKIYDAYRPTQAVDHFVRWAQNADDTEMKEEFYPNIEKSNLFAQGYIAKRSGHSRGSTVDLTIIMLDTKKELDMGSAFDLLDPISHHDTTLITDEQRENRRLLRHVMEENGFRAYYKEWWHYTLINEPYPEKYFNFPVQ; this is encoded by the coding sequence GTGATAATATTGAAATCAATCAATAAGTTTTACGCAGTTAGCATAGCATTACTGATCCTGCTCTTTGCGGTAATAGGATGTAATAATACTATCAACACAAAAAGTGCCGGCAGTAATATTGCTGTAAGTACGCACAGTGCTGAAAATACTTCAGAGCCTGATAGGAGCCTTCCCCAGGGGTTCGTGTACTTAGATGAAGTTATACCGGATGCGGTATACGATATCAGATATTATGGTGAACATAATTTTGTAGGCAGGCAAATCGACGGGTTCCTGGCTCCCAGGGCAATTATAACGGCACCGGCAGCGGAAGCACTGAAAAAGGTGCAGGAAGACTTAAAAGAACAAGGGTTAGGCTTAAAAATATACGATGCATACCGCCCCACACAAGCAGTAGATCACTTTGTGAGGTGGGCTCAAAACGCCGATGATACTGAGATGAAGGAAGAGTTTTACCCCAACATAGAAAAAAGCAACCTGTTTGCACAGGGTTACATCGCCAAAAGGTCAGGACACTCACGGGGTAGTACGGTTGACTTAACCATTATAATGTTGGACACCAAAAAAGAACTTGATATGGGGAGCGCTTTTGATTTATTGGATCCAATTTCCCATCATGATACCACGTTGATTACTGATGAACAGCGGGAAAACCGCAGGCTGCTGAGGCATGTCATGGAGGAGAACGGTTTTAGAGCATACTACAAAGAATGGTGGCATTATACTCTAATCAACGAACCCTATCCCGAAAAGTATTTTAATTTTCCTGTGCAATAG
- a CDS encoding HAD family hydrolase: MIEIMKNTKVISLDFEGTLVSFQWNITEAINETITILSEKGIPKEKFSNMNYAAIYNLVQIKGKEWEFPDNYLGSLLDNLYDRYDLDAASRWSPVQGLLDTLSRLKDYRIALVSNIGKKVLEQVLPSFNLQNSFGLVVTRNDVRLLKPANEGLLKVIDWAGVKKENIIHIGDSLSDLEAARDAGIKIGLVLGGENQRETLIQKRPDIVLNQLTELPAALKSINF, encoded by the coding sequence ATGATAGAAATAATGAAAAATACTAAAGTAATATCCTTGGACTTTGAGGGAACATTAGTTAGTTTTCAATGGAATATAACTGAAGCAATCAATGAGACCATAACTATTCTTTCGGAAAAAGGGATTCCTAAAGAAAAGTTTAGCAACATGAATTATGCAGCCATTTATAATCTAGTCCAAATAAAAGGTAAAGAATGGGAGTTCCCTGATAATTACCTTGGGTCATTGCTCGATAATCTTTATGACCGTTATGACCTTGATGCAGCTTCCCGGTGGAGTCCGGTTCAAGGACTTCTCGATACATTGAGCCGATTAAAGGACTACAGAATAGCATTAGTGTCCAATATAGGTAAAAAGGTTTTAGAGCAAGTACTACCGTCATTCAACCTGCAAAACAGTTTTGGGTTGGTTGTGACAAGAAACGACGTCAGATTATTAAAACCCGCCAATGAAGGTCTACTCAAAGTTATAGACTGGGCCGGGGTTAAGAAAGAAAATATCATCCATATAGGAGACAGTCTCTCCGATCTGGAGGCAGCAAGAGATGCGGGAATAAAAATTGGCCTTGTCCTGGGAGGTGAGAATCAGAGGGAAACGCTAATACAAAAAAGGCCGGATATTGTTTTGAATCAATTAACTGAACTACCCGCAGCATTAAAATCAATTAATTTCTAA
- a CDS encoding transposase, translating to MLRINKALDKACNAARREQIKQGLYAIANQLARDYDLVLMGDYTPSLETAKYDNMHRSMLNQTVIAKARKIIAWVMEKSGKHFTEVAEEGTTKTCSFCGHEEKKDLTVRVFTCPNCHTTLSRDLNSAINIAKKENLLPRLGYVEDLSRTTYTVAWDYTRCNLLAQMN from the coding sequence TTGCTAAGAATTAATAAGGCCTTGGACAAGGCATGTAACGCCGCCCGGCGAGAACAGATTAAGCAAGGATTATATGCAATCGCTAACCAACTGGCTAGAGACTATGACTTAGTTCTTATGGGTGATTATACTCCATCCCTAGAAACGGCTAAGTATGATAATATGCACCGATCAATGTTAAACCAGACGGTTATTGCTAAGGCTAGGAAAATTATTGCCTGGGTAATGGAGAAGTCCGGCAAGCATTTCACGGAAGTGGCGGAGGAAGGAACAACTAAAACCTGCTCTTTCTGCGGCCATGAAGAAAAGAAAGACCTAACGGTACGGGTCTTTACCTGCCCTAACTGTCATACGACACTTAGCAGGGACTTAAATAGTGCTATTAATATAGCCAAAAAAGAAAATTTATTGCCGCGCCTCGGCTATGTGGAAGACTTAAGTCGTACCACGTACACTGTGGCCTGGGATTACACTAGGTGTAACCTGTTGGCGCAGATGAATTAA
- a CDS encoding copper amine oxidase N-terminal domain-containing protein, which produces MKKKILTFFILFMFSTVFVASAYALSPIKIVFDGDVLESDVAPVIEKGRVMVPIRVISEKLGANVTWDTESNTVQILTDKTQVPDNTQVSDSRVAGLEKALAAKEAVSAAGTWAEGIKTRNGALQYAVMEPELKRKWREKFAENDWTTGTSSPWVEKYEINEKSKIDNDTIKFEVVFTYTDSTKNTFLMKEYVTVKKQDNNWYVTSLEKVDVIGKVTKLVFNENKEITGIFVEGENNKGTSYDKATVMITNTTKVYKGDTDELLPVDRLKEGITVEAFFGGPVLMIYPVQGGAEFIRVFE; this is translated from the coding sequence ATGAAAAAGAAAATTTTAACTTTTTTTATACTATTTATGTTTTCTACAGTTTTTGTTGCATCTGCCTATGCTCTTTCTCCAATAAAAATTGTGTTTGACGGAGATGTATTAGAATCTGACGTGGCACCGGTTATTGAAAAAGGGAGAGTAATGGTACCCATCAGGGTTATTTCAGAAAAACTAGGCGCAAATGTAACCTGGGATACTGAAAGCAACACCGTCCAGATTCTTACCGATAAAACACAGGTGCCAGATAATACACAGGTATCAGACTCCCGGGTAGCTGGTCTGGAAAAAGCGCTTGCGGCTAAAGAAGCTGTGTCCGCTGCAGGGACATGGGCCGAAGGGATCAAAACAAGAAACGGAGCTTTACAGTATGCTGTTATGGAACCAGAGCTGAAGAGAAAGTGGCGTGAGAAGTTTGCTGAGAATGACTGGACCACCGGGACATCAAGCCCGTGGGTGGAAAAATATGAGATCAATGAAAAAAGTAAAATTGATAATGATACCATTAAGTTTGAAGTGGTCTTCACCTATACGGATTCTACGAAAAACACATTTTTGATGAAAGAATACGTAACCGTGAAAAAACAGGATAACAATTGGTACGTCACATCCCTGGAAAAAGTTGATGTCATCGGGAAAGTCACCAAACTGGTTTTCAATGAAAATAAGGAGATAACCGGCATATTTGTGGAAGGCGAAAACAATAAAGGTACCTCTTATGATAAAGCAACCGTCATGATTACCAATACCACTAAAGTTTATAAAGGTGATACTGATGAACTTCTGCCAGTGGATCGTTTAAAAGAAGGTATTACCGTGGAAGCCTTCTTTGGCGGACCTGTGCTAATGATCTACCCCGTGCAGGGTGGAGCAGAATTTATCAGGGTTTTTGAATAG
- the ercA gene encoding alcohol dehydrogenase-like regulatory protein ErcA, which yields MPNELELRKFVAPEFIFGIGAQHLAGRYAKNFGARKVLVVTDPGIIAAGWAERVTDSIEDVGIPYTVFSEVTPNPRDQEVMAGAEIYQSDRCNVIVAVGGGSPMDCAKGIGIVSSNKRHIVEFEGVDQVPVPCPPLICIPTTSGSSADLSQFAIITDMQQMVKIAIVSKTLVPDIALIDPQTNVTMSSFLTASTGFDALTHAIEAFVSNAHSPVTDLHALEAIRLINANLLSTIKEPDNLDLRGKMMLGSLHAGLAFSNAILGAVHAMAHSLGGLLDLAHGECCAVLLRHVIAYNFDAAAERYQLIGETMGLNLRGMFFEEKKSAILETIYYLQKALGFDRTLGQLGVQRSDIPVLASKAMKDPCMATNPRRPKQRDIEVLYEEAL from the coding sequence ATGCCAAATGAACTGGAATTACGCAAGTTTGTCGCGCCCGAATTCATCTTTGGGATAGGGGCGCAACACCTGGCGGGCCGTTATGCGAAGAATTTTGGCGCGCGCAAGGTATTGGTCGTAACTGATCCCGGGATAATCGCCGCGGGATGGGCGGAACGAGTTACAGACAGTATAGAAGACGTCGGTATTCCGTATACTGTCTTTTCGGAGGTCACCCCCAATCCGCGTGACCAAGAAGTTATGGCCGGGGCTGAAATCTACCAAAGCGACCGGTGTAATGTCATCGTAGCGGTAGGTGGCGGCAGTCCCATGGACTGTGCCAAGGGCATAGGCATTGTAAGTTCCAACAAAAGACACATTGTCGAGTTTGAGGGCGTTGATCAGGTACCGGTTCCTTGTCCGCCTTTAATCTGTATTCCGACGACCTCAGGCAGTTCGGCAGATCTTTCTCAGTTTGCAATTATCACAGACATGCAGCAAATGGTTAAAATAGCTATTGTCAGTAAAACACTTGTCCCCGATATTGCTTTAATTGACCCCCAAACAAATGTTACAATGTCATCGTTTTTGACAGCCAGTACCGGTTTCGATGCGCTTACCCATGCTATCGAAGCTTTTGTTTCAAATGCCCATTCACCAGTTACAGATCTGCATGCTTTAGAAGCAATCCGCTTGATTAACGCAAACTTGCTTTCGACAATAAAAGAACCAGATAACCTTGATCTGCGCGGCAAGATGATGCTGGGCAGTTTACATGCCGGACTGGCGTTTTCCAATGCTATACTGGGTGCAGTTCATGCAATGGCCCATAGCCTGGGGGGCCTTTTAGATCTTGCTCATGGGGAATGCTGTGCCGTTTTATTGAGACATGTTATAGCTTATAATTTCGACGCTGCCGCTGAACGATACCAGTTAATAGGCGAAACGATGGGGCTTAACCTGCGTGGGATGTTCTTTGAAGAGAAAAAGTCAGCCATCCTTGAGACTATATACTATCTGCAAAAAGCCCTGGGTTTTGATAGGACTCTTGGTCAACTCGGCGTGCAACGGAGTGATATTCCTGTTCTTGCCAGCAAAGCGATGAAGGATCCTTGTATGGCAACCAACCCGCGCCGGCCAAAACAGAGGGATATCGAGGTTTTATATGAAGAAGCGCTATAA
- a CDS encoding two-component system sensor histidine kinase NtrB, with amino-acid sequence MKKRYNSPDCWKTLREKLIGLGEHSIRKSYYPELQQRLIELEVIENELRKHQNHLESLVKERTSELKSANEQLKQEIAERKQAEEALRLSEEFFSKAFNSSPIMMSIIRFSDYRYINVNDTFLHYTGYSREEVIGRTAVDLNVWIDVNKETGLLRLLQEQGAVYNKELRLRTKSGDIREVIVSKIINNINGEKCILGVAQDITEKKQFEKEIARLERLNLVGQIAAGIGHEIRNPMTTVRGFLQILGGKEKCIEYKKFFNLMIEELDRANFIITEFLSLANHKALDKKDQNINAVLKTLLPLMQADSMNIDKYVVVELGETPDFLMNEKEIRQLVLNLVRNGLEAMPPGGTLKIKTFTDGGEVVLSVQDQGMGIEPDVIEKIGTPFFTTKDNGTGLGLAVCYSIAARHNAIIKVETSPTGTTFFVRFKI; translated from the coding sequence ATGAAGAAGCGCTATAATTCTCCTGATTGCTGGAAAACATTGCGCGAAAAATTAATTGGACTTGGGGAGCATTCTATCCGGAAAAGCTATTATCCCGAGCTTCAGCAGCGTCTTATAGAACTGGAGGTCATCGAGAATGAGTTAAGAAAACATCAAAATCACCTTGAGTCTTTGGTTAAAGAGAGAACAAGCGAACTGAAATCGGCTAATGAACAGCTAAAGCAAGAAATTGCAGAGCGTAAGCAAGCAGAAGAGGCCCTTCGATTATCCGAGGAATTTTTTTCTAAAGCTTTTAATTCAAGCCCAATTATGATGTCAATAATTAGATTCTCAGATTATCGATACATAAATGTGAACGATACTTTTTTACATTATACGGGTTACTCTCGTGAAGAGGTTATAGGCCGCACAGCAGTTGATTTAAATGTCTGGATAGATGTAAATAAAGAAACCGGCTTATTGCGTTTACTTCAAGAACAAGGGGCGGTCTACAACAAAGAGCTGCGGCTGAGAACCAAGTCAGGGGATATCCGTGAGGTGATTGTTTCAAAAATTATAAATAACATTAATGGCGAAAAATGTATTTTAGGCGTGGCACAGGATATAACTGAAAAAAAACAGTTTGAAAAAGAAATAGCCCGCCTTGAACGTCTTAACCTTGTAGGTCAAATAGCTGCCGGAATTGGCCATGAAATAAGGAACCCCATGACCACGGTGCGTGGTTTCCTGCAAATTCTTGGGGGAAAAGAGAAATGTATTGAATATAAGAAATTTTTTAATCTTATGATCGAAGAACTGGACAGAGCCAATTTTATAATTACAGAATTCCTCTCCCTGGCTAATCACAAGGCGCTGGATAAAAAAGATCAAAATATAAATGCTGTACTAAAAACACTGTTACCGTTAATGCAGGCCGACAGCATGAACATTGATAAATATGTTGTTGTAGAGCTGGGAGAGACCCCTGACTTTCTGATGAACGAAAAGGAAATCCGTCAACTTGTCTTAAACCTTGTTCGCAACGGGCTGGAAGCAATGCCCCCCGGTGGAACTCTGAAAATAAAAACATTTACGGATGGTGGCGAAGTGGTTTTATCGGTGCAGGATCAGGGTATGGGTATCGAGCCTGATGTAATTGAGAAAATAGGAACCCCTTTCTTCACTACAAAAGATAATGGGACGGGCTTGGGGCTGGCGGTATGTTATAGCATTGCCGCCCGGCATAACGCAATAATTAAAGTAGAAACCAGTCCCACAGGAACCACCTTTTTTGTTAGGTTCAAGATTTAA
- a CDS encoding UPF0158 family protein — MKPVKLNDIVEYLDCLMDGWKRYYNKKTGQITEIQVEYLAIAEESGEEDDFSENSDWEQEAIKEAIDIIDNWDDYIELPDKYEIHEYSIMEKFCYSIENERLSNKLCNAISGRGAFRRFKDAIIRYDLEDSWYAYKHKSLSQIARDWCEVNNIPLLKE; from the coding sequence ATGAAACCTGTAAAATTAAACGACATTGTAGAATATTTGGATTGCCTTATGGATGGCTGGAAAAGGTACTATAACAAGAAAACCGGCCAAATTACAGAGATACAAGTTGAGTATTTAGCTATTGCCGAGGAATCGGGTGAAGAAGATGATTTTAGCGAAAATAGTGACTGGGAGCAGGAAGCAATCAAAGAAGCCATTGACATTATAGATAATTGGGATGATTATATTGAGCTGCCGGACAAATATGAGATCCACGAATATAGCATAATGGAAAAGTTTTGTTATTCAATAGAAAATGAAAGGCTAAGTAACAAGCTCTGTAACGCTATTTCCGGCAGGGGTGCGTTTCGGCGGTTCAAAGACGCAATAATACGGTATGACCTGGAGGATAGCTGGTATGCTTATAAGCATAAGTCATTAAGCCAAATAGCGCGGGATTGGTGTGAAGTTAATAATATACCGTTATTGAAGGAATAA